The Podospora pseudocomata strain CBS 415.72m chromosome 3, whole genome shotgun sequence genome window below encodes:
- the YPI1 gene encoding Type 1 phosphatases regulator ypi1 (COG:S; EggNog:ENOG503P744): protein MSSNDTPSHPTTQQHQREPRTGTISTTQTITTTSTSPPQAILRLRGAHAPSSRTVQWSEDVIDNEGLNRKKSKVCCIYHRPKGVDESSSESSSSDSSDSDSDSDGGKGDLDRQGKSDGGRRRLHNHNDDDKCNGHHHHHHHSRGRKKNGDEGGSKRRKRKPSPNAYEKMPDYGIKPPGKGKDKDTSGDGGPMKA, encoded by the exons ATGTCCTCCAACgataccccctcccacccaacaacccaacagcaccaacgCGAACCCAGAACAGGCACCATAtcaaccacccaaacaatcaccacaacctcaacctcccccccacaagccatcctccgcctccgtGGTGCCCACGCCCCCAGTTCACGAACGGTGCAATGGTCAGAAGACGTCATAGACAATGAAGGTCTCAACCGCAAGAAGTCAAAAG TATGCTGCATCTACCACCGCCCCAAAGGCGTCGACGAATCCTCCTCcgaatcctcctcctctgacTCTTCCGACTCCGACTCGGATTCCGATGGTGGAAAGGGTGACCTCGACCGACAAGGGAAATCagatggtgggagaagacGTCTTCACAAtcacaacgacgacgacaagtgCAAcggacatcatcatcatcatcatcacagcaggggaaggaaaaagaacggggacgagggggggagcaaaagaaggaagagaaagcCGAGCCCGAATGCGTATGAGAAGATGCCTGATTATGGGATTAAACCGCctggaaaggggaaggataAGGACACttctggagatggggggcCGATGAAGGCTTAG
- a CDS encoding hypothetical protein (EggNog:ENOG503NYP3; COG:S) codes for MAKTLFDLLEVHDQSSENEEDVPTVSQHPHPHPHPHPQAQVQVQVQPQPTEDGASVTSTAATEEMPPSGRPRPNTPRREADFSSLLNHAEKVEVSSLINRLTDMMQKQTTQLFDVFPPESNPLPVRITVWNKLPPYLRDLSLTKPVEEQPRKAPEKQENVKPSRSKKGGRSNGRRTDNSTSSDAPPAPAQREPDVPLGPRQQELKKEALMHFKRWQTAVLKRAGDISIRKANDYGNQYGYGPKRGSSSYKKKRANSKFQTQADGWVPVGRPDHVADSQPATMINVTPITVEADPAFWQLYPPIATALSTLPAGKRCLLLHCLMLLLLSLESYNAYTRILMLNITSSLRLPLRVLTEEEVRISKAFADLAKTVSFEEVALKRTEENKSSRRRAGPAGAHFVPSGNLAAPLIAASIGSVTGGMGVGSTTAAGLLGTMAESGLVVGNVLGMCPCRAGGKTMEQHAKDVSDAGFIPLRGIVNEECFKISEIVPDHRRIRVVLGVGAWLPNKTDIFRPWRCLGEQNEVYVVRWELDNLVKLNTALETMVKSAAWSIAKKEIIARSIYTSLIDARWPASLLKLSKIVDNPWNTCMVRADKLGSILADIISSKAPGERGVSLVGYSLGARAIYTCMAILAERRAFGLVENVVVMGLPAPSETAIWVAMRSVVTGRMVNVYSENDYILGFLCRQCSVEYGVAGLERIAGVESIEQLDVSAKVSSHLRYPYLAGTILHHIGWEDVDKEQATQQEHAMSIWEEKLRQHEARRAAVETGRPDPFKTLNTLTDTTNKGPEQGIIRTRMRKKKGKK; via the exons ATGGCTAAAACCCTCTTTGACCTCCTAGAGGTGCACGACCAGTCGTCCGAAAACGAAGAAGACGTCCCAACAGTATCACagcatccccatccccacccccatccgcATCCCCAGGCCCAGGTCCAGGTCCAGGTCCAGCCCCAACCCACTGAAGACGGGGCGTCCGTTACCAGTACCGCAGCTACAGAGGAAATGCCACCCAGTGGCCGGCCCCGGCCCAACACTCCCAGGCGGGAGGCCGACTTCTCCTCCCTTCTCAACCATGCCGAAAAGGTCGAAGTCAGCTCGCTCATCAATAGACTGACCGACATGATGCAGAAGCAGACAACCCAGTTGTTTGATGTGTTTCCACCCGAGAGCAACCCCCTGCCCGTCCGCATCACGGTCTGGAACAAGCTCCCCCCCTATCTCAGAGACCTCAGCTTGACCAAGCCGGTCGAAGAGCAGCCCAGAAAGGCCCCAGAGAAGCAGGAGAATGTCAAGCCATCGCGCTCTAAGAAGGGAGGTCGGTCCAATGGCAGAAGAACTGACAATAGCACCTCCTCGGACGCCcctccagccccagcccAGAGGGAGCCTGACGTGCCACTCGGCCCTCGCCAAcaggagctcaagaaggaggcgCTGATGCACTTCAAGCGCTGGCAGACGGCTGTGCTCAAGCGTGCTGGCGACATTTCGATCCGAAAGGCGAACGACTACGGCAATCAGTATGGGTATGGGCCCAAGAGAGGCTCGTCGTCCTATAAGAAAAAGAGGGCAAACAGTAAGTTCCAGACCCAGGCCGACGGCTGGGTCCCAGTTGGACGTCCTGACCATGTGGCAGACTCGCAGCCGGCTACCATGATCAACGTCACACCCATCACCGTGGAAGCCGATCCTGCCTTCTGGCAACTGTACCCGCCCATTGCAACAGCGCTTTCGACTCTCCCGGCAGGCAAGAGATGTCTCTTGCTTCATTGCCTCATGCTTTTGCTGCTCTCGCTTGAGAGCTACAACGCCTACACCCGCATCTTGATGCTCAACATCACCTCGTCCCTTCGCTTACCACTGCGTGTCTTgaccgaggaagaggtgagaATTAGCAAGGCCTTCGCTGACCTTGCCAAGACGGTGTCATTTGAAGAGGTGGCTTTAAAGAGGACGGAGGAGAACAAGTCTTCTCGGAGACGAGCCGGCCCGGCAGGCGCTCACTTTGTGCCCAGCGGCAATCTCGCAGCTCCGCTGATTGCTGCCAGCATCGGTTCAGTCACTGGTGGtatgggggttgggagcaCCACAGCCGCGGGCCTTCTTGGCACGATGGCTGAGAGTGGCCTCGTTGTCGGAAACGTTCTCGGTATGTGCccttgtcgagctggcgGTAAAACTATGGAACAACACGCCAAAGACGTTAGTGACGCCGGCTTTATTCCTCTTCGCGGCATTGTCAACGAGGAGTGTTTCAAAATTAGCGAGATTGTTCCAGATCATCGCCGGATTCGAGTCGTGTTGGGAGTCGGTGCCTGGCTGCCCAACAAGACGGACATCTTCCGCCCCTGGAGATGCTTGGGGGAGCAGAATGAGGTGTATGTGGTTCGTTGGGAGCTCGACAACCTGGTCAAGCTGAACACGGCGCTCGAGACCATGGTCAAGAGCGCCGCGTGGTCCATCGCCAAGAAGGAAATCATTGCTCGGTCTA TTTATACTAGTCTGATCGACGCCCGTTGGCCGGCCTCTCTTCTAAAGCTCAGCAAGATTGTCGACAACCCCTGGAACACCTGCATGGTCCGCGCCGACAAGCTGGGCTCTATTCTTGCTGATATCATCTCAAGCAAGGCGCCCGGTGAGCGTGGTGTCTCGCTGGTCGGGTACAGCCTCGGTGCCCGCGCCATTTACACCTGTATGGCCATCTTGGCCGAGCGACGGGcgtttggtttggtggagaACGTGGTGGTCATGGGCCTCCCGGCGCCTTCGGAGACGGCCATCTGGGTCGCCATGAGAAGTGTGGTGACGGGTCGCATGGTCAATGTGTACTCGGAGAACGACTACATCCTGGGCTTCCTCTGCCGTCAGTGCAGTGTCGAGTATGGAGTTGCAGGTTTGGAGCGAATCGCCGGGGTTGAAAGTATCGAGCAATTGGATGTCTCTGCTAAGGTCAGTAGCCACCTCAGATACCCATACCTCGCCGGCACCATTCTGCATCACATCGGCTGGGAGGACGTCGACAAGGAACAGGCCACCCAGCAGGAGCACGCCATGTCGAtttgggaggagaagctccgGCAGCACGAGGCGAGAcgggctgctgttgagacGGGCAGGCCGGACCCTTTCAAGACCCTGAACACCTTGACGGATACAACGAACAAGGGTCCCGAGCAAGGTATTATTCGTACCCgcatgaggaagaagaagggcaagaaatGA